The Salvia miltiorrhiza cultivar Shanhuang (shh) chromosome 1, IMPLAD_Smil_shh, whole genome shotgun sequence genome has a window encoding:
- the LOC130994476 gene encoding uncharacterized protein LOC130994476 codes for MVDFGEDFIIESYKIPWLIWIQLLITILLVFCLFFGFAAFTYDASTSSAAAAPSVGGDAAPNNSTSPNGLITVEDERAGGDAGSSGGSSREEDELSLKDTVFLSIFQHPSHPCNYFGMAKQALFKCFGLDSSSESSISQQHEKRD; via the exons ATGGTGGATTTTGGGGAAGATTTTATAATAGAGAGCTATAAAATCCCATGGCTAATTTGGATCCAACTTCTTATTACGATTCTTCTTGTTTTCTGCCTCTTTTTTGGCTTCGCCGCCTTCACTTACGACGCTTCTACTAGTTCCGCCGCCGCTGCGCCGTCAGTTGGTGGCGACGCCGCCCCGAACAACTCCACTTCTCCAAACGGATTAATTACG GTGGAAGACGAGAGGGCCGGAGGCGATGCAGGAAGCAGTGGAGGGTCAAGCAGAGAAGAGGATGAGTTGTCTCTAAAGGATACCGTGTTTCTGAGCATTTTCCAACATCCAAGCCACCCTTGCAACTACTTTGGGATGGCGAAGCAAGCTCTTTTCAAGTGTTTCGGGTTAGATTCTAGCTCCGAGAGCTCCATAAGCCAACAACATGAGAAACGTGATTGA